From the Sphingomonas phyllosphaerae 5.2 genome, one window contains:
- a CDS encoding oligosaccharide flippase family protein — translation MTDASTIRAQLLARLHVPETLLKRLSWATSGYMVVLVIRFVTNVVLTRILAPELFGIMILVTSLRIGIELFTDIGITQNVVSSRNATDPRFYNTAWTLQLVRGFVLALIALLLLPLFDHFYRDPTLQMVLPFMSVFLILTGVTSIGLPLSIKEMAVHRTIPFEIASATIASTLLVLASWVSPNIWGLLTGSILASTVPAVIYYFIKPGLKHKLMIDMGYAREIVGFGKWVFVSSIIFFLASNFDRLILAKYVSFAMLGIYGVARSLADVFALFSVKLGSEIIFPSVAAATVRGVELQRKLAHRRSQFLAAALVVIAGFIALSDVVIAVIYDTRYHGAAQLLPWVSLAAWMTVLCTLNENLMLGLGKPRYGAYGSVAKLVGLLIFLPVGLTRYGVIGAAGATVLAELLRYICLTLGQAREKIVFVRQDIAATAALLALALAFRWVTFQIHLTGPPSDLFRLGLH, via the coding sequence ATGACCGACGCTTCGACGATCCGGGCGCAGCTGCTCGCCCGCCTGCACGTACCCGAGACGCTGCTGAAGCGGCTCAGCTGGGCGACGTCCGGCTACATGGTGGTGCTGGTCATCCGCTTCGTCACCAACGTGGTGCTGACGCGCATCCTGGCGCCCGAGCTGTTCGGGATCATGATCCTGGTCACTTCGCTGCGGATCGGGATCGAGCTGTTCACCGACATCGGCATCACGCAAAATGTCGTGAGCAGCCGCAACGCGACGGATCCGCGCTTCTACAACACCGCCTGGACGCTGCAGCTGGTCCGCGGGTTCGTGCTCGCGCTGATCGCGCTGCTGCTGCTGCCGCTGTTCGACCATTTCTATCGTGACCCGACGCTGCAGATGGTGCTGCCGTTCATGTCGGTGTTCCTGATCCTGACCGGCGTGACGTCGATCGGCCTGCCGCTGTCGATCAAGGAAATGGCGGTCCATCGCACGATCCCGTTCGAGATCGCGTCCGCGACGATCGCCTCGACGTTGCTGGTGCTCGCCTCATGGGTGTCGCCCAACATCTGGGGGCTGCTGACCGGCAGCATCCTGGCCTCCACCGTCCCGGCGGTGATCTATTACTTCATCAAGCCCGGCCTGAAGCACAAGCTGATGATCGACATGGGCTATGCCCGCGAGATCGTCGGCTTCGGGAAATGGGTGTTCGTCTCCTCGATCATCTTCTTCCTGGCATCGAACTTCGACCGGCTGATCCTTGCGAAGTACGTCAGCTTCGCAATGCTCGGCATCTACGGCGTCGCGCGCAGCCTGGCGGACGTGTTTGCGCTGTTCAGCGTCAAACTGGGGAGCGAGATCATCTTTCCCAGCGTCGCCGCGGCGACGGTGCGGGGGGTGGAGCTACAGCGCAAGCTGGCGCACCGCCGCTCGCAATTTCTCGCCGCCGCGCTGGTCGTGATCGCAGGCTTCATCGCACTGTCCGACGTCGTCATCGCGGTCATCTACGACACCCGCTATCACGGCGCCGCGCAGTTGCTGCCGTGGGTGAGCCTGGCGGCGTGGATGACGGTCCTGTGCACGCTCAACGAGAATTTGATGCTCGGGCTCGGCAAGCCGCGTTACGGCGCCTACGGCAGCGTCGCCAAGCTGGTCGGCCTGCTGATCTTCCTGCCCGTCGGACTGACGCGCTACGGCGTCATCGGCGCGGCGGGCGCCACCGTGCTCGCGGAGCTATTGCGCTACATCTGCCTGACGCTGGGGCAGGCGCGCGAGAAGATCGTCTTCGTGCGCCAGGATATCGCCGCGACGGCCGCCTTGCTGGCGCTGGCGCTCGCGTTCCGCTGGGTGACCTTCCAGATCCACCTGACCGGGCCGCCATCGGACCTGTTCCGGCTGGGGCTGCACTGA
- a CDS encoding DUF1501 domain-containing protein translates to MTLISRRHFHHMAMSAGAAAALGMFGRGVAYGAPGSGFRAMVGVFLFGGNDGWNMLVPTDPAAYAAYVSSRQTVALPPAAITPLAGSGLGLHQAMAGLAPIWDKGAMALVLNAGTLASPLTKATYLSRPDLRPSNLMSHSDEQEHWQGLRAQGVNRDGFMGRLHDRMGAPGGVPPVISFAGNSVALIGQQAQPLVLPSRGVLTRTASGNSAIEAAVDSLAGGAGLDDVTASTAQTMKDAYAMSAATSAVLGATGSVEGFFVDPASGAALTSDVAMQLKRVARMIEARATFGHSRQSFFVSQGGYDTHDNQVTGGNVAAGLHANLLGDLALALAAFYKAMESMGLQDNVTAFTMSDFGRTYRGNAQLGSDHAWGNNHLVIGGGVTPKSVFGRYPDPTLGGADDISNEGRFLPTMAQEEYLGAILKWHGVADGDLPYVVPNWSTWSTNGRGPIGLYG, encoded by the coding sequence ATGACCCTGATTTCCCGCCGCCACTTCCACCACATGGCGATGAGCGCCGGCGCGGCCGCCGCGCTCGGCATGTTCGGCCGCGGCGTCGCCTATGGCGCACCGGGCAGCGGCTTCCGCGCGATGGTCGGCGTGTTCCTTTTCGGGGGCAACGACGGCTGGAACATGCTCGTCCCCACCGATCCGGCCGCCTATGCCGCGTACGTCAGTTCGCGCCAGACGGTCGCGCTGCCGCCCGCAGCGATCACGCCGCTGGCGGGCAGCGGACTCGGCCTGCACCAGGCAATGGCCGGGCTCGCACCGATCTGGGACAAGGGCGCGATGGCGCTGGTCCTGAACGCCGGCACGCTTGCCTCCCCGTTGACCAAGGCCACCTACCTCAGCCGACCGGACCTGCGCCCGTCAAACCTGATGAGTCACTCCGACGAGCAGGAGCATTGGCAGGGGCTGCGCGCACAGGGCGTCAACCGCGACGGCTTCATGGGCCGGCTGCACGACCGGATGGGGGCGCCGGGCGGCGTACCGCCGGTGATCTCGTTCGCGGGCAATAGCGTCGCGCTGATCGGCCAGCAGGCGCAGCCGCTGGTGCTCCCGTCGCGCGGGGTGCTCACGCGCACCGCGAGCGGCAACAGCGCCATCGAGGCGGCGGTGGACAGCCTGGCGGGCGGCGCCGGGCTCGACGACGTCACCGCCTCCACCGCGCAGACGATGAAGGACGCCTATGCGATGAGCGCGGCGACCAGCGCGGTGCTGGGTGCGACCGGCAGCGTCGAGGGATTCTTCGTCGATCCCGCAAGCGGGGCGGCGCTCACCTCGGACGTCGCGATGCAGCTGAAGCGCGTTGCACGGATGATCGAGGCGCGTGCCACCTTCGGGCACTCACGCCAGTCGTTCTTCGTCTCGCAGGGCGGCTATGACACGCACGACAATCAGGTGACCGGCGGCAACGTCGCCGCGGGCCTTCACGCCAACCTGCTCGGCGACCTGGCGCTGGCGCTGGCGGCCTTCTACAAGGCGATGGAGTCGATGGGGCTGCAGGACAACGTCACCGCCTTCACGATGAGCGACTTCGGGCGCACCTATCGCGGCAATGCGCAGCTCGGCAGCGACCATGCGTGGGGCAACAACCATCTGGTGATCGGCGGCGGCGTAACGCCCAAAAGCGTGTTTGGCCGCTATCCCGATCCGACGCTGGGCGGCGCCGACGACATCAGCAACGAAGGCCGCTTCCTGCCGACGATGGCGCAGGAAGAATATCTCGGCGCGATCCTTAAATGGCACGGTGTCGCCGACGGCGACCTGCCATATGTCGTCCCGAACTGGTCGACATGGTCCACCAACGGACGCGGCCCGATCGGCCTGTATGGCTGA
- a CDS encoding DUF1996 domain-containing protein: MYRRLIFALSLLALAAPAPAQLRADEMAYELRRPDEMGMTAKKDAPSHNVGSPHGDAVRPALSKDVLTVPDSIPTNARVAPLLETNGLIAPSGRPDVVGAFRFICQPGQVSYDDPIVFPGQPGKSHLHQWYGNTAANASSTYESLRTTGESTCVNILNRSAYWMPAMLDGKGHVVRPDFVSIYYKRPPANDPICQRTAKACVDLPRGLRMVFGHDVMTGRPATGGTHFDCNGEGATSGHFQTITEAAKGCPPGARLGAIISAPSCWDGKRLDSPNHRDHIADISYGSWGYPKCPATHPYIIPAFTMGAWYSVDRERADSWYLSSDEMPGMDRMPAGSTFHADWFGAWDDDILAKWTANCIDKLLSCNAGNLGNGSQMRQSGSFSWTTAQRLVPIPKRPGSTAP, encoded by the coding sequence GTGTACCGTCGCCTGATATTCGCGCTGTCGCTGCTGGCGCTCGCCGCGCCCGCGCCCGCGCAATTGCGCGCCGACGAGATGGCGTACGAACTGCGCCGCCCCGACGAGATGGGAATGACGGCGAAGAAGGACGCGCCTTCGCACAACGTCGGCAGTCCGCACGGCGACGCTGTGCGCCCGGCGCTCAGCAAAGACGTCCTGACGGTGCCCGATTCGATCCCGACCAACGCGCGGGTCGCCCCGCTGCTGGAAACAAACGGCTTGATCGCGCCTTCGGGACGGCCCGACGTGGTCGGCGCTTTCCGTTTCATCTGCCAGCCGGGGCAGGTCAGCTACGACGATCCGATCGTCTTTCCCGGTCAGCCCGGCAAGAGCCACCTGCACCAATGGTACGGCAACACCGCCGCGAACGCCTCGTCCACGTACGAAAGTCTGCGGACCACCGGCGAAAGCACCTGCGTCAACATCCTCAACCGGTCCGCCTATTGGATGCCCGCGATGCTCGACGGCAAGGGCCACGTCGTCCGCCCGGACTTCGTGTCGATCTACTACAAGCGTCCGCCGGCCAACGATCCGATCTGCCAGCGCACGGCGAAGGCATGCGTCGATCTCCCGCGCGGGCTGCGCATGGTTTTCGGCCACGACGTGATGACGGGTCGGCCGGCAACGGGCGGCACGCACTTCGACTGCAACGGCGAAGGCGCGACCTCCGGGCACTTCCAGACGATCACCGAGGCGGCGAAGGGCTGTCCGCCCGGCGCGCGGCTGGGCGCGATCATCAGCGCGCCGTCGTGCTGGGACGGCAAGCGGCTCGACAGCCCGAACCATCGCGACCACATCGCCGACATCAGCTATGGCAGCTGGGGTTACCCGAAATGCCCGGCCACGCACCCGTACATCATCCCGGCCTTCACCATGGGTGCCTGGTATTCGGTCGATCGCGAGCGTGCCGACAGCTGGTATTTGTCGTCCGACGAGATGCCGGGCATGGATCGCATGCCCGCCGGCTCCACCTTCCACGCCGACTGGTTCGGCGCATGGGACGACGACATCCTCGCGAAATGGACGGCCAATTGCATCGACAAGCTGTTGTCATGCAACGCCGGCAACCTCGGCAACGGCAGCCAGATGCGACAAAGCGGCAGCTTCTCCTGGACGACCGCCCAAAGGCTGGTGCCGATCCCCAAGCGTCCCGGAAGCACGGCGCCGTGA
- a CDS encoding glycosyltransferase family 4 protein, whose product MDTSGVSAYFYAGDFVEAARRYKDGEPQSYATHDELIRTFAAIGASGCPVDLYSFCTPTAVPAQEIFPNVRVTALGGTHHRDPVLVEAFRRDPHPAAICHIPSLALHYHAWRSDKRVLSVMASSFNTHGPRARLNFALLRWLLNRPRFDFVANHCAPATQLLARAGVDRDKLLAWNIPFHRSPGQRAPKAHRGAGDATICYVGSVNESKGVGDLLRAVATLRDDGVPVQATVVGGGDVVAMQELADALGITDRVHLTGLIDNERAFAIMCESDAVIVPSRHDFQEGFPLVLFEALASRTPIICSDHPIFATAFRAGTDALSFAARDHRDLARQVARLLGDDRLYAALSAAADATWARVTVAADWGTMITDWVTSGADSAYLRGMTLASQERR is encoded by the coding sequence ATGGATACGAGCGGAGTTTCTGCATATTTCTACGCCGGCGACTTCGTCGAGGCGGCCCGCCGCTACAAGGACGGCGAGCCGCAATCCTATGCCACCCACGACGAGCTGATCCGCACCTTCGCGGCGATCGGGGCGAGCGGGTGCCCGGTCGACCTCTACAGCTTCTGCACCCCCACCGCCGTGCCGGCGCAGGAGATTTTCCCGAACGTCCGCGTCACCGCGCTCGGCGGCACGCACCACCGCGATCCGGTGCTGGTCGAGGCGTTCCGGCGCGATCCGCATCCGGCGGCGATCTGCCACATCCCGAGCCTGGCGCTCCATTATCACGCCTGGCGCTCCGACAAGCGCGTGCTGTCGGTGATGGCCAGCTCGTTCAACACACATGGCCCGCGCGCCCGGCTCAACTTCGCGCTGCTGCGGTGGTTGCTGAACCGCCCGCGCTTCGACTTCGTCGCCAACCATTGCGCGCCTGCCACGCAGTTGCTGGCGCGTGCCGGCGTCGATCGTGACAAGTTGCTGGCGTGGAACATCCCCTTCCACCGCAGCCCCGGCCAGCGTGCGCCCAAGGCGCACCGCGGCGCCGGCGACGCAACGATCTGCTACGTGGGCAGCGTCAACGAGAGCAAGGGCGTCGGCGACCTGCTGCGCGCGGTCGCGACGTTGCGCGACGACGGCGTTCCGGTACAGGCGACGGTCGTCGGCGGCGGCGACGTCGTGGCGATGCAGGAACTGGCGGACGCGCTCGGGATCACCGATCGCGTCCATCTGACCGGACTGATCGACAACGAACGCGCGTTCGCGATCATGTGCGAAAGCGATGCGGTGATCGTGCCGAGCCGCCACGATTTTCAGGAAGGTTTCCCGCTGGTGTTGTTCGAGGCGCTGGCCTCGCGCACGCCGATCATCTGCAGCGACCACCCGATCTTCGCGACCGCCTTCCGCGCGGGCACCGATGCGCTCTCGTTCGCGGCGCGCGACCACCGCGACCTAGCCCGTCAAGTCGCCCGGCTACTCGGCGACGATCGCCTGTACGCCGCACTTTCCGCCGCGGCCGACGCGACCTGGGCACGGGTCACCGTCGCCGCCGACTGGGGCACGATGATCACCGACTGGGTCACGTCGGGCGCCGACTCCGCATACCTGCGCGGTATGACGCTGGCTTCGCAGGAACGGCGCTGA
- a CDS encoding NAD-dependent epimerase/dehydratase family protein, whose translation MSGRTDPILVTGTAGFIGHAVAHRLLDRGERVIGVDIVNDYYDPALKEARLATFQGRNTFDFHRADIADAEAMAKIVRDNGVQRVVHLAAQAGVRYSLENPFAYERSNLAGHLSIMEACRHADGFEHLVYASSSSVYGDKPMGGEGFTEDEAAVDPVSLYAATKRACELMSQSYAKLYGFPQTGLRFFTVYGPWGRPDMAYFSFTQKIMRGESIEVYGEGKMARDFTYIDDIVDGIVGALDHPPATGEHRVLNIGDSHPVGLMEMIEALEDAIGHKAEKVMRPMQPGDVTATYADVSKLHALTGYQPKVMLREGLQRFAEWYRGHYGTKG comes from the coding sequence ATGAGCGGCCGCACCGATCCGATCCTGGTCACCGGCACCGCCGGCTTCATCGGCCACGCGGTCGCCCACCGCCTGCTCGACCGCGGCGAGCGCGTGATCGGCGTCGATATCGTCAACGATTACTATGACCCCGCGCTCAAGGAAGCGCGGCTGGCGACGTTCCAGGGACGCAACACCTTCGACTTCCATCGTGCCGACATCGCCGACGCCGAGGCGATGGCGAAGATCGTCCGCGACAACGGCGTGCAACGCGTCGTGCATCTCGCCGCGCAGGCCGGTGTCCGCTACAGTCTGGAGAACCCGTTCGCCTACGAACGCTCCAATTTGGCCGGGCACCTGTCGATCATGGAGGCGTGCCGCCACGCGGACGGGTTCGAGCATCTGGTCTATGCCAGCTCCAGCTCGGTCTATGGCGACAAGCCGATGGGCGGCGAGGGGTTCACCGAGGACGAGGCGGCGGTCGATCCGGTTTCGCTTTATGCCGCGACCAAGCGCGCGTGCGAGCTGATGAGCCAGTCCTATGCCAAGCTGTACGGCTTCCCGCAGACCGGCCTGCGCTTCTTCACCGTCTATGGCCCGTGGGGCCGTCCCGACATGGCCTATTTCTCGTTCACGCAGAAGATCATGCGCGGCGAGTCGATCGAGGTCTACGGCGAGGGCAAGATGGCGCGCGACTTCACCTATATCGACGATATCGTCGACGGAATCGTCGGCGCGCTGGATCACCCGCCGGCGACCGGTGAGCACCGCGTCCTCAATATCGGCGACAGTCACCCCGTCGGGCTGATGGAGATGATCGAGGCGCTGGAAGATGCGATCGGCCACAAGGCGGAAAAGGTCATGCGTCCGATGCAGCCCGGCGACGTCACCGCCACCTATGCCGACGTGTCGAAGCTGCACGCGCTGACCGGGTATCAGCCCAAGGTGATGCTGCGCGAGGGCCTGCAGCGCTTCGCGGAATGGTATCGGGGGCATTACGGCACGAAGGGGTAA
- a CDS encoding DUF1800 domain-containing protein yields the protein MSTPIVVIVDPTPAPAPTPAATDPVPSSSPVADAPGEVAPTNGLTYLAARVSELAASIVDGFWKFLALFTANGGSTPWSNGLTAFDQPVTTIDGAAAVPVDVLRLARQASFGPTPQLVSRIAALGIPGWIDEQFRVRGSTYVDLANWVPNDYCSDRTIANCWQNNFTRVPVAARFYADAALAPDQLRQRVAFALSQIMVISGNTVNSTAGLATYQQLLLDGAFGNYRDLLGKVTLHGAMGLYLSMADSARSAPSENYAREMLQLFTMGPMQLNADGTPVLAGNGALVPNYGPDDIKGLSRALTGWTYAKGGGRTDWTGNDFSQPMVVRSGNWAYDSQAKSFLGATVPAGAAPAESVRIALDAAFNNASTAPRVAKLLIQSLVKANPSPAYVTRIGAVFVDNGKGVRGDLKAVVRAILLDPEARGDEPRSGGAGKVKEPVLMMTALVRAIGLQTDGTGMTLRDTALGQPVFQAPSVFNFYPPDYPLARSSGLVSPASKLLSAGGTVALQNLAYDWTMKGEPNRGDWNFNNNLDNTSSSANSVPLWGGWEAIGTDPDRLVAVVNLLMLNNSATAAQKQALRAAALSITHTNAQTQARRRAQALLYIAASSPNFLVDR from the coding sequence ATGTCGACCCCCATCGTCGTCATCGTGGACCCGACGCCCGCTCCCGCGCCGACCCCTGCGGCCACCGATCCGGTGCCGTCTTCGTCGCCGGTCGCCGACGCACCCGGGGAGGTCGCCCCCACCAACGGCCTCACCTACCTCGCGGCACGCGTCAGCGAGCTGGCAGCATCGATCGTCGATGGCTTCTGGAAATTCCTCGCGCTGTTCACCGCCAACGGCGGCAGCACCCCGTGGAGCAACGGACTGACCGCATTCGACCAGCCGGTCACCACCATCGACGGGGCGGCGGCGGTGCCGGTCGACGTCCTGCGGCTCGCCCGGCAGGCGTCGTTCGGGCCCACCCCGCAATTGGTGTCGCGGATCGCAGCGCTCGGTATCCCGGGCTGGATCGACGAGCAGTTCCGCGTTCGTGGCAGCACCTACGTCGATCTCGCGAACTGGGTGCCGAACGATTATTGCTCGGATCGCACGATCGCGAATTGCTGGCAGAACAATTTCACGCGCGTGCCCGTCGCCGCGCGCTTCTACGCCGATGCCGCGCTCGCGCCGGACCAGTTGCGGCAGCGCGTGGCCTTCGCGCTCTCGCAGATCATGGTGATCTCCGGAAACACCGTGAACAGCACGGCCGGGCTCGCCACCTATCAGCAATTGCTGCTCGACGGCGCCTTCGGCAACTACCGCGACCTGCTCGGCAAGGTGACGCTGCATGGCGCGATGGGGCTCTATCTGTCGATGGCCGACAGTGCGCGCAGTGCGCCGTCCGAGAATTACGCGCGTGAGATGCTGCAATTGTTCACGATGGGACCGATGCAGCTCAACGCAGACGGCACCCCGGTGCTTGCCGGCAACGGTGCGCTCGTGCCCAATTACGGCCCCGACGACATCAAGGGGCTGTCGCGCGCGCTGACCGGCTGGACCTATGCGAAGGGTGGTGGCCGCACCGACTGGACCGGCAATGATTTCTCGCAGCCGATGGTCGTACGCAGCGGCAATTGGGCCTATGATTCGCAGGCCAAGTCGTTCCTGGGCGCCACCGTGCCCGCGGGTGCCGCGCCCGCCGAAAGCGTCCGCATCGCGCTGGACGCCGCGTTCAACAACGCCAGCACCGCGCCGCGTGTCGCCAAGCTGCTGATCCAGAGCCTCGTCAAGGCCAACCCGTCGCCCGCTTACGTCACGCGGATCGGCGCGGTGTTCGTCGACAACGGCAAGGGCGTGCGCGGCGACCTGAAGGCGGTGGTGCGCGCGATCCTGCTCGATCCGGAGGCGCGCGGCGACGAACCGCGCAGCGGCGGCGCGGGCAAGGTCAAGGAACCCGTGCTGATGATGACCGCACTGGTGCGCGCGATCGGTCTTCAGACCGACGGCACCGGCATGACACTGCGCGACACCGCGCTGGGGCAGCCGGTGTTTCAGGCGCCGTCTGTCTTCAACTTCTACCCGCCCGATTACCCGCTGGCGCGCAGCAGCGGGCTGGTCAGCCCGGCATCCAAGCTGCTGTCGGCGGGCGGCACGGTCGCGCTCCAGAACCTTGCCTACGACTGGACGATGAAAGGCGAGCCGAATCGCGGCGACTGGAACTTCAACAACAACCTCGACAACACCAGCAGCTCTGCCAACTCCGTCCCGCTGTGGGGCGGCTGGGAAGCGATCGGGACCGATCCCGACCGGCTGGTCGCGGTCGTGAACCTGCTGATGCTCAACAACTCCGCCACCGCGGCGCAGAAGCAGGCCCTGCGCGCCGCCGCGCTGTCGATCACGCACACCAACGCCCAGACGCAGGCGCGCCGCCGCGCGCAGGCTTTGCTCTACATCGCCGCGTCCAGCCCCAACTTCCTCGTCGATCGCTGA